From Epinephelus fuscoguttatus linkage group LG17, E.fuscoguttatus.final_Chr_v1:
TAGGAGTTTTAGAAACATTTGGTTCATATTCTGCCACAAAAAAACGTACACATTATGGTATTTTCTGTGCTAACTGAAGTATTTTAAGGCTCAGTGTGTATACATTTTATCACTTgaggccaaaaaaaaaggttaactGAAGGATTAAACTACTTTAGAGATCTTTTTGGTGATGTAAGTATTTCTACAATTCTGGCTACAGCCATACTTTATCAAATGTTATTACACGTTAAGAAGCTGCacccattttgaaaaatgaaaaatgcatgcatgTTATTCCTATTATCTAAaactgtccaaaaatattagtaaacatgaacaaatccGAAAGCTAGAGGGCTAAAACTTAATATTTCTGATGTCACAGGGTACAGAGTCTGATGGTGCTCCATACACAGTGAACAAGTAAAGATGTTAGCGATGACACCGAGatcacccaggggaatgttctcaGTATATAGTACGTTTTCTATTTCAGAACTGAGGACACTACAAAAGCAAAAAGCTTAAttgggtataaaaaaagaaaaacattatgtgggtccacaaaatcagtctcccattcattgtctatggagcagctccagacttcctaccctgtgacatcacaagtgTCCATTTAAATTCTACAGGTGATGCCACGATTTGTGAGCACCAGTGGAGCCCCTCTGAGCTTTTCACAGACTCACGTTATGTTCATATCCACACTGACTCCTGGAGCTCCCCTCTCACTGTACATGATAGCCAAGGTGGAGATGTCATCGATCAGGGTGGCTGTCATCCCGCCGTGAAGCGTTCCTCCCCGGTTGGTGTGCTCCTCGTCCACCCGCATCTCACACACCACCTTACCCGGGCTGGCAGACAAAACTTCCACCTGAGGGAAACACATGCAGCAGCTGTGACGGTGCAGGAATTCGAGGTAGCGCGTTGTGCTCAAAAGTGACGTACAAAGTGTACTCACAAAGAAAAACGAATAAAACGATTGCGTAATGTTGCAGAGGGTGTATCTTTACCTTACTTGTGACTCTGTCGAAACCTCGAGTTTTCGCCATTGCTCTCATTATTTGTTTCACCGCATTTAAAGACATTGAAGCCATATTTAACGCTAATGAATGTGGCCAATGTCAAACTTCTGTTTACCTCGTACCGAAAATTGTTGCGTTCGATAAATCGTCCGGGTGAAACTTGAAGCTAATCTGCTAGCTAAACATCGTCACGGTTAGATGTGTTGCAAAGTCTGTTAAGAATTTAAACAGcgccacaaaataaaaataatatgtgGCTATATTCATTAGTAACTGCACATATAAACTAGAGTTGCTGACTTTTAATCAAACAAAGTGTAGTTTGCTGCGCGGAGATTGGTTGTAGTTAACAGATTCACCCGGAAGCCTTTCAGTGGTACACCTGAGATAacttgcagagaaaaaaaaatgtttggacTGAATTCTGCTTGTCTTGTGTAACGTTGTTGATTAAAGCAACGTAATATACTATCTTTGATTAAAGTACCGGCTAGATAACATAAGATGGCGTCTACATCTGACGCGGACACACGGCCTGTTTCTAATGTAGAGGAAGACAGAAGTCGCCTCTGCGACGAGTTTGCTGTGGTAACAGGAACTGATAGCGCTGTGGCTCAGTGCT
This genomic window contains:
- the acot13 gene encoding acyl-coenzyme A thioesterase 13, which produces MASMSLNAVKQIMRAMAKTRGFDRVTSKVEVLSASPGKVVCEMRVDEEHTNRGGTLHGGMTATLIDDISTLAIMYSERGAPGVSVDMNITYMNAAKIGEDILITAQVLKAGRTLAFATVDLTNKATGKLIAQGRHTKHLGSS